One part of the Truepera radiovictrix DSM 17093 genome encodes these proteins:
- a CDS encoding vWA domain-containing protein, with product MSALGVSFGAPWLLLALPLLLLLPGRRTPALWGARVLALALLLVALARPALPLPGAGVAVLVDVSHSLDTRAVEVLGELELAAEPLAFYTFAGDVSAHAAPPTPADAEREGLRDRTDIARALQVAGASGVGRLLLLSDGAESAGDALAALPELPVDVLHVRGPESVRLEALHAPESARPGETVEVTAVVASDLETEVTLRATRDGEALPPITRTVSPGRTPLSFSLELGAGAAGSVAVEARLEVPFEQPFQDDLQRLDIAVAADEPVLVINDPAMAELLEVQGFHVRRGRPADVTAPLNYSAVVLREGAGAFTPGQLELLGSYVQGGGGLMMTGGPDAFGLGGWYRTPVEAVLPVTTDLRTEVEVPLVALVIVMDVSQSMTAGNPSRLELAKEGAVGVVDLAYERDMLGFITFSDRPEWVFRPRQATLQGKREMTAAILNVAPQGGTIFEPAYREALDVLMAQEAAVKHVIVLTDGKFADGTGPFSRGPAPDFGRLAALGRRSGITTSTIAIGDGADPQQLTTIARAGGGRYYEALDVSTLPRIFTTEALSATRSLLREGPLTPTPRDHPLAPAATLRGAPEVGAYIASSLKGEGEMILEGLDGEPLLAVSRQGLGRSAALTTDLNAFAGDFGAWEALPGVLGTLTRWLQVRPATYAATVRPEGNGLRVVVDAVQEGEYIDGEALVARYEGLQVPLEQVAPGRYEGFLDTPPAGGTLLVVGDGEVVARAAVTAPSGEFDTAGGEALLQEIARRTGGEVLAEAGRYAPEMPARATPIWPWPALAAAAVFLLELLWRRFGPLRA from the coding sequence GTGTCGGCGCTAGGGGTCAGCTTCGGGGCACCCTGGCTGCTGCTGGCGCTGCCCCTTCTGCTCCTGTTGCCGGGGCGGCGGACGCCCGCGCTGTGGGGGGCGCGGGTGCTCGCGCTCGCGCTACTACTTGTCGCGCTCGCGCGCCCCGCGCTCCCGCTGCCGGGGGCGGGGGTCGCGGTGTTGGTAGACGTCTCGCACAGCCTCGACACGCGCGCCGTGGAGGTGCTCGGCGAGCTCGAGCTGGCGGCGGAGCCGCTCGCGTTTTACACCTTCGCCGGCGACGTCAGCGCCCACGCCGCCCCGCCGACGCCCGCCGACGCCGAGCGCGAGGGCCTTCGCGACCGCACCGACATCGCGCGGGCGCTGCAGGTCGCGGGCGCTTCGGGGGTGGGGCGGCTGCTCCTTTTAAGTGACGGCGCCGAGTCGGCGGGCGACGCGCTCGCGGCGCTCCCCGAGCTCCCCGTCGACGTGCTGCACGTTAGGGGCCCCGAGAGCGTGCGGCTCGAGGCGCTCCACGCCCCCGAGAGCGCGCGCCCCGGCGAGACGGTCGAGGTCACCGCGGTCGTGGCGAGCGACCTCGAGACGGAGGTGACGCTGCGCGCGACGCGTGACGGCGAGGCGCTCCCGCCTATAACCCGCACCGTGAGCCCCGGCCGGACGCCGCTAAGCTTCTCGCTCGAGCTCGGCGCGGGGGCGGCGGGCAGCGTCGCCGTCGAGGCCAGGCTCGAGGTGCCCTTCGAGCAGCCCTTTCAAGACGACCTGCAGCGCCTCGACATCGCGGTCGCCGCGGACGAACCGGTATTGGTCATCAACGACCCGGCGATGGCCGAGCTTTTGGAGGTGCAGGGGTTTCACGTGCGGCGCGGCCGCCCCGCCGACGTGACCGCGCCGCTCAACTACAGCGCCGTGGTGCTCCGCGAGGGCGCGGGCGCCTTTACCCCGGGGCAGCTCGAGCTGCTCGGCAGCTACGTGCAGGGGGGCGGCGGTCTGATGATGACCGGCGGCCCCGACGCCTTCGGATTGGGGGGGTGGTACCGCACCCCGGTCGAGGCGGTGCTGCCGGTGACGACCGATTTGCGCACCGAGGTCGAGGTGCCCTTGGTCGCTCTGGTCATCGTCATGGACGTGTCGCAGTCGATGACGGCGGGCAACCCGAGCCGCCTCGAGCTGGCCAAGGAGGGCGCGGTTGGGGTCGTCGACCTCGCTTACGAACGCGACATGCTGGGCTTTATCACCTTTAGCGACCGTCCCGAATGGGTGTTTCGCCCGCGCCAGGCGACCCTGCAGGGCAAACGCGAGATGACCGCCGCGATCCTCAACGTGGCGCCGCAGGGGGGGACGATCTTCGAGCCGGCCTACCGCGAGGCGCTCGACGTGCTCATGGCGCAAGAGGCCGCCGTCAAGCACGTGATCGTCCTGACCGACGGCAAGTTCGCCGACGGTACGGGCCCCTTTAGCCGCGGCCCCGCACCCGACTTCGGGCGCTTGGCAGCCTTGGGTCGGCGCAGCGGCATCACCACCTCGACCATTGCCATCGGCGACGGGGCCGACCCGCAGCAGCTCACCACCATCGCCCGCGCGGGCGGCGGGCGCTACTACGAAGCCCTCGACGTCTCGACGCTGCCGCGCATCTTTACCACCGAAGCGCTCTCGGCGACGCGCTCGCTCCTGCGCGAAGGGCCGCTCACGCCCACCCCCAGAGATCACCCCTTGGCCCCCGCCGCCACCTTGCGGGGTGCGCCCGAGGTGGGCGCCTACATCGCTTCGTCGCTCAAGGGCGAAGGGGAGATGATCTTAGAGGGCCTAGACGGCGAGCCCCTCTTAGCGGTGAGCCGTCAGGGGCTCGGGCGCAGCGCCGCCTTGACGACCGACCTCAACGCCTTTGCGGGCGACTTCGGCGCGTGGGAGGCGCTGCCGGGCGTGCTCGGCACGCTCACACGCTGGTTGCAGGTGCGCCCGGCGACCTACGCCGCGACCGTCCGCCCCGAAGGCAACGGCCTGCGGGTCGTCGTGGACGCCGTACAGGAGGGCGAGTATATCGACGGGGAAGCCCTCGTAGCGCGCTACGAGGGGCTGCAGGTGCCGCTCGAGCAGGTCGCCCCGGGCCGCTACGAGGGTTTCCTAGACACCCCGCCGGCGGGCGGCACGCTGCTCGTCGTCGGCGACGGCGAGGTCGTCGCGCGCGCTGCCGTCACCGCCCCGAGCGGGGAGTTCGACACCGCCGGGGGCGAGGCCCTGCTGCAGGAGATCGCCCGCCGCACCGGCGGCGAGGTGCTCGCCGAAGCGGGGCGCTACGCCCCCGAGATGCCCGCGCGCGCCACCCCCATCTGGCCCTGGCCCGCGTTAGCCGCCGCCGCGGTGTTTCTCCTCGAGCTCCTCTGGCGGCGCTTCGGCCCGCTGCGGGCCTAG
- a CDS encoding ABC transporter permease, with the protein MQRPLLAHLCGAFAALFLAVFLLYPLAVILVRSGSGALAFEAIFGNPYYRQRLAFTTFQALLSTLLTVALALPSALLLARFDFPGKRLFRSLLTVPFVMPTVVAAIGFLALVGPQGVFGGVLDLRGTLAVILLAHVFYNYAVVVRIVGAYLEALGPRPSEAAATLGSSGPRTLWRVTLPLAWPAVLAAATLVFIFCFTSFGVILILAPQPRFGTLEVEIYRLTARLLQLDSAALLALVQLAVVGGFTLLYTHLQTRLAVPVSGAGRPRRPEGVWRWLLALNLCVAGGLILAPLAALLLRAFWSGGAPSLANFAALAEAPRTVGFAGPGRAVLNTLRFALLSLGVSLTVGAAFAYAVARGAWRWLDALSLLPLATSAVTLGFGYLLAFPQLSASFWGIVLAHSLVGFPFVVRSLLPALRGIPPSLLEAASTLGAGAWSRLRRLEAPLLAPSLVVAASFAFAVSVGEFGATLVLQRPEFATIPVAIFDRLGRPGAANYGAALALSALLMLLTAAAMLLLERFGRGEW; encoded by the coding sequence GTGCAGCGCCCCCTCCTCGCGCACCTCTGCGGCGCCTTCGCGGCGCTTTTTTTAGCGGTTTTTCTCCTCTACCCGCTCGCGGTGATCCTGGTGCGCAGCGGTAGCGGCGCGCTCGCTTTTGAGGCGATCTTCGGCAACCCCTACTACCGCCAGCGGCTCGCGTTCACCACCTTTCAGGCGCTTCTCTCGACGCTCTTAACGGTCGCGCTCGCGCTGCCGAGCGCGCTGCTCTTGGCCCGCTTCGACTTTCCGGGCAAACGGCTCTTTCGCAGCCTGCTCACCGTCCCTTTCGTCATGCCGACCGTGGTCGCGGCGATCGGCTTTCTCGCCCTCGTAGGGCCGCAAGGGGTTTTCGGCGGGGTTCTCGACCTGCGCGGCACGCTCGCTGTCATCCTGCTCGCGCACGTGTTTTACAACTACGCGGTGGTGGTGCGCATCGTGGGGGCCTACCTCGAGGCGCTCGGACCGCGCCCGAGCGAGGCGGCGGCGACCCTCGGCAGCTCAGGCCCGCGCACCCTGTGGCGGGTCACGCTGCCGCTCGCCTGGCCCGCGGTCCTGGCGGCGGCCACCTTGGTCTTCATCTTCTGCTTTACGAGCTTCGGCGTGATCTTGATTCTCGCCCCCCAACCGCGCTTCGGGACCCTCGAGGTCGAGATCTACCGCCTCACGGCGCGGCTCTTGCAGCTCGACAGCGCGGCGCTCCTGGCGCTCGTGCAGCTCGCCGTCGTCGGCGGCTTTACCCTCCTCTACACGCACCTCCAAACGCGCCTCGCGGTCCCCGTGAGCGGAGCCGGGCGCCCCCGACGCCCCGAGGGGGTGTGGCGCTGGCTCCTCGCGCTCAACCTGTGCGTCGCCGGCGGGCTCATCCTCGCCCCCCTCGCCGCCCTCCTGCTGCGCGCCTTCTGGTCGGGCGGGGCGCCGTCGCTCGCGAACTTCGCGGCGCTCGCCGAGGCGCCGCGCACGGTCGGCTTTGCGGGGCCTGGGCGAGCGGTCCTCAACACGCTCCGCTTCGCCCTCTTGAGCCTCGGGGTGTCGCTCACCGTCGGCGCGGCGTTCGCCTACGCGGTCGCGCGCGGCGCCTGGCGCTGGCTCGACGCGCTGAGCCTGCTGCCGCTCGCGACCAGCGCCGTCACGCTCGGGTTCGGCTACCTGCTCGCGTTTCCGCAGCTGAGCGCGAGCTTTTGGGGCATCGTCTTGGCGCACAGCTTGGTCGGCTTTCCGTTCGTGGTGCGCAGCCTCCTCCCCGCCCTGCGCGGGATACCGCCGAGCCTTTTGGAGGCCGCGAGCACCCTCGGCGCCGGCGCCTGGAGCCGGTTGCGGCGGCTCGAGGCGCCCCTACTGGCCCCCTCGCTGGTCGTCGCGGCAAGCTTTGCCTTTGCCGTCTCCGTCGGCGAGTTCGGCGCCACGTTGGTGCTGCAACGCCCCGAGTTCGCAACCATCCCCGTGGCCATCTTCGACCGCCTGGGCCGTCCGGGGGCCGCCAACTACGGCGCCGCGCTCGCTTTAAGCGCGCTCCTCATGCTCCTCACCGCCGCCGCCATGCTCCTTCTAGAGCGCTTTGGGCGGGGCGAGTGGTAG
- a CDS encoding PSP1 domain-containing protein → MPECVGVRFDNGPKLHFLEVPSHAPKVGSRCVAATRRGLELGLVRTAVREVERPSGHFVRDAQPDDLAAHARLKEKAEALKWLLRARARERNLAAKIVHLEFTLDEALLLVTYSSEAPLPLRALTQELMQHTGARIEFDNVGPRDQARILGTLGACGSGSCSSTWLQSFSAVSIRMARDQQLPLNPEKISGPCGRLMCCLQYEHDLYKELLKDLPKKGARACHKETGACGRVVKLNPLKGTAELAFDDGGVQELRAELLERPHKASPKQAAQRRS, encoded by the coding sequence ATGCCCGAATGCGTCGGCGTTCGGTTTGACAACGGTCCCAAACTGCACTTTCTCGAGGTGCCGAGCCACGCCCCAAAGGTCGGTTCGCGCTGCGTCGCCGCGACGCGGCGGGGCCTCGAGCTCGGCTTGGTGCGCACCGCGGTGCGCGAGGTCGAGCGTCCGAGCGGCCACTTCGTCCGCGACGCGCAACCCGACGACCTCGCCGCGCACGCCCGCCTCAAAGAGAAGGCCGAGGCGCTCAAGTGGCTTTTGCGCGCGCGGGCGCGCGAACGCAACCTCGCCGCCAAGATCGTCCACCTCGAATTTACCCTCGACGAGGCGCTGCTGCTCGTCACCTATAGCAGCGAAGCCCCCCTACCGCTGCGCGCCCTTACCCAGGAGCTGATGCAGCATACGGGCGCGCGCATCGAGTTCGACAACGTCGGCCCCCGCGACCAAGCGCGCATCCTCGGCACCCTGGGCGCCTGCGGGAGCGGTTCGTGCTCCTCGACCTGGCTGCAGAGCTTTAGCGCCGTCTCGATCCGCATGGCCCGCGATCAGCAGCTCCCCCTAAACCCCGAGAAGATCAGCGGCCCTTGCGGGCGGCTCATGTGCTGCTTGCAGTACGAGCACGACCTCTACAAAGAGCTCCTCAAAGACCTCCCCAAAAAGGGTGCGAGAGCCTGCCACAAAGAGACCGGCGCGTGCGGGCGGGTGGTCAAACTCAACCCGCTTAAAGGCACCGCCGAGCTCGCTTTCGACGACGGCGGGGTGCAGGAGCTGCGCGCCGAGCTGCTCGAGCGCCCTCACAAGGCGTCGCCGAAGCAGGCGGCGCAGCGGCGCTCGTAA
- a CDS encoding M23 family metallopeptidase, translated as MARLSRRVARPLALAALFGALAPAQQPPQVAGLPPLEALPPLVCPDPPEGGRDADRAPEERERRRAYRALLPLFLAALPEARDTELLMPVFGARVAHVADTWGAPRGGGRVHEGQDIFAPEGTPVYSATYGFVYRIGENDLGGNVVTVIGGAGVRYYYAHLSAFAEGLTEGQAVTPETLLGFVGRTGNASGTPPHLHLGMYTGLCDWEAEDPLPLLVDRDWQAGLDD; from the coding sequence ATGGCCCGCCTCTCCCGCCGCGTCGCCCGCCCGCTCGCGCTCGCCGCGCTCTTTGGCGCGCTCGCACCCGCGCAGCAGCCGCCCCAGGTCGCGGGGCTGCCCCCCCTCGAAGCGCTGCCGCCGCTCGTCTGCCCGGACCCGCCCGAGGGGGGGCGCGACGCCGACCGCGCGCCGGAGGAGCGCGAGCGCCGCCGCGCCTACCGCGCGCTCCTGCCGCTCTTTCTGGCGGCGCTCCCCGAAGCGCGCGACACCGAGCTGCTGATGCCCGTCTTCGGGGCGCGCGTCGCGCACGTCGCCGACACCTGGGGTGCGCCGCGCGGCGGGGGGCGCGTCCATGAGGGACAAGACATCTTCGCCCCCGAGGGCACCCCCGTCTACTCGGCCACCTACGGCTTCGTCTACCGCATCGGCGAGAACGACCTCGGCGGCAACGTCGTCACCGTGATCGGCGGGGCGGGGGTGCGCTACTACTACGCGCACCTAAGCGCTTTCGCCGAGGGGCTCACCGAGGGACAGGCGGTGACGCCGGAGACGCTGTTGGGGTTTGTGGGGCGCACGGGCAACGCCTCGGGGACGCCCCCTCACCTGCACCTCGGGATGTACACCGGGCTTTGCGACTGGGAGGCCGAAGACCCGTTGCCGCTCCTTGTGGACCGCGACTGGCAGGCCGGTTTGGACGACTGA
- the truD gene encoding tRNA pseudouridine(13) synthase TruD: MSEAARDPELAPFLFRWRELPALTAALPGTGGRVRTVPEDFVVEERPLYLPEGSGSHAYALIEKRGLTTRDLVLALMRQGLKEAEIGVAGLKDKHAVTRQWLSVPNRHAAALDALAELEGVRVLERSRHRNKLGVGHLRGNRFTLRVRGTEPDAPARAAAILERLAAQGVPNYFGPQRFGRFGTNAVDGLKLVRGERVPGGHRLKRFFLSALQSHLFNRLVALRVERGLLDRVLVGDWAKKRDTGGVFKVEDAERESLRALRGEISATAPLYGKKVRVSEGEAGALETEVLDAFGLRWLDFRARHGSRRPVRLFLEDVALTPEADGYTLTFSLPKGAFATTVLREVMKVEVDDPEDGELEEDA, from the coding sequence GTGTCAGAAGCCGCGCGCGACCCCGAACTCGCCCCCTTTCTCTTTCGCTGGCGCGAGCTGCCCGCGCTCACGGCGGCGCTCCCCGGCACCGGCGGTAGGGTGCGCACCGTTCCGGAGGATTTCGTCGTCGAGGAGCGGCCGCTCTACCTGCCCGAGGGGTCGGGGTCGCACGCCTACGCGCTCATCGAAAAGCGCGGGCTGACCACCCGCGACCTCGTGCTGGCGCTCATGCGACAGGGGCTAAAAGAGGCCGAGATCGGCGTCGCGGGCCTTAAAGACAAGCACGCCGTCACGCGGCAGTGGCTGAGCGTCCCCAACCGCCACGCCGCCGCCCTCGACGCCCTCGCCGAACTCGAGGGGGTGCGGGTGCTCGAGCGGTCGCGGCACCGCAACAAGCTAGGCGTCGGGCACCTGCGCGGCAACCGCTTTACGCTGCGTGTCAGGGGAACGGAACCGGACGCCCCCGCGCGCGCCGCGGCCATCTTGGAGCGGCTCGCCGCCCAGGGGGTGCCCAACTACTTCGGCCCGCAGCGCTTCGGCCGCTTCGGTACAAACGCCGTAGACGGCCTTAAGCTCGTCCGCGGCGAACGGGTACCGGGGGGGCACCGTTTAAAGCGCTTTTTCCTCTCGGCGCTGCAGTCGCACCTCTTTAACCGCCTGGTGGCGCTGCGCGTCGAACGCGGCCTACTAGACCGCGTCCTCGTCGGCGATTGGGCGAAAAAACGCGACACCGGCGGCGTCTTCAAGGTCGAAGACGCCGAGCGTGAGAGCTTGCGGGCGCTTCGCGGCGAGATTAGCGCCACGGCTCCTCTGTACGGCAAAAAGGTCCGGGTCAGCGAAGGCGAGGCGGGCGCGCTCGAGACCGAAGTCCTGGACGCTTTCGGGCTGCGCTGGCTCGACTTCCGCGCGCGGCACGGCTCGAGGCGGCCGGTGCGCCTCTTTCTGGAGGACGTCGCGCTCACCCCCGAAGCGGACGGCTACACCCTCACCTTTTCGCTCCCCAAGGGGGCGTTTGCGACCACCGTCCTCCGCGAGGTGATGAAGGTCGAGGTCGACGACCCGGAAGACGGCGAACTCGAAGAGGACGCGTAA
- a CDS encoding MBL fold metallo-hydrolase: MPSGPTLRFLGAADSQGVPRWWCACSVCRDARGGGVNARTRPSVLIEGPERVLIDAAPELRLQASREGLTGFSAALITHAHNDHVLGLGDLADWSRWTGARCPIYAPREVMEALAARFPYLQTASYRARTPLLALEDAACSRTFAGYRVSALRVPHGFNGFAYGFRFEGPGGAWGYLPDCLDLADLAPWRGLKLLVLGASFFREAAPKAGRSVYDVQEALALLAELKPKRALLTHLGHGVDARQGAPDGVQYARDGLVVPLP; the protein is encoded by the coding sequence ATGCCCTCCGGACCCACCCTCCGTTTTTTGGGCGCCGCCGACTCGCAAGGGGTGCCGCGCTGGTGGTGTGCTTGCAGCGTCTGCCGCGACGCGCGCGGGGGCGGCGTCAACGCCCGCACCCGCCCCTCGGTGCTCATCGAAGGCCCCGAGCGCGTTCTCATCGACGCCGCCCCCGAACTGCGGCTGCAGGCCTCGCGCGAGGGGCTCACGGGTTTCAGCGCGGCCCTCATCACCCACGCGCACAACGACCACGTCCTGGGGCTCGGCGACCTCGCCGACTGGAGCCGTTGGACGGGGGCGCGCTGCCCCATCTACGCCCCCCGCGAGGTGATGGAGGCCTTGGCGGCGCGCTTTCCCTACCTGCAAACCGCGAGCTACCGAGCGCGCACGCCGCTTCTAGCGCTCGAGGACGCCGCTTGCAGCCGCACCTTCGCCGGCTACCGCGTTAGCGCCCTGCGCGTGCCGCACGGCTTTAACGGGTTTGCGTACGGGTTTCGCTTCGAGGGTCCCGGGGGCGCCTGGGGGTACCTACCCGACTGCCTGGACCTCGCCGACCTCGCGCCGTGGCGCGGCCTTAAGCTCCTGGTGCTCGGCGCGAGCTTTTTCCGCGAAGCCGCGCCCAAGGCGGGCCGCAGCGTCTACGACGTGCAAGAGGCGCTTGCGCTGCTCGCCGAGCTGAAGCCTAAGCGCGCCCTACTCACCCACCTCGGGCACGGCGTCGACGCCCGCCAAGGGGCGCCCGATGGCGTGCAGTACGCCCGCGACGGCCTGGTGGTGCCGCTCCCGTGA
- a CDS encoding aquaporin: MTTAPSAADVNAVTTPLAKPPSLATRCVAETVGTFLLTVAALLSPPHLTFAIVGATLLVMVLAIGKVSGSHINPAVTVGLVVVRKFPLSEGVAYFAAQVVGAFLALGLGQLLDRRLPETDPAVNATWFEMLGTALFVFVVVRVVLAKLPEAASALGIGVALLIGIAIAGPSSGGVLNPAIATVLLTGDLLRGQPIQPFTYLLAPLIAAVTGALLAFYLSPEAEVAA; this comes from the coding sequence ATGACAACCGCCCCGAGTGCTGCCGACGTCAACGCCGTCACCACGCCGCTCGCGAAACCCCCGAGCCTAGCGACGCGGTGCGTGGCGGAGACGGTCGGTACCTTTTTGCTCACCGTCGCCGCGCTTCTCTCGCCGCCGCACCTCACCTTCGCGATCGTCGGGGCGACGCTGCTCGTTATGGTCCTAGCGATCGGCAAGGTTTCGGGGTCGCACATCAACCCCGCCGTGACAGTCGGCTTGGTGGTCGTCCGGAAGTTTCCCCTTAGCGAGGGGGTAGCGTACTTCGCAGCTCAGGTCGTCGGGGCGTTTTTGGCGCTCGGTCTCGGTCAGCTGCTCGACCGGCGACTCCCCGAGACCGACCCGGCTGTTAACGCCACGTGGTTTGAGATGTTGGGCACCGCGCTCTTCGTCTTTGTCGTGGTGCGCGTGGTGCTCGCCAAGCTCCCCGAGGCCGCTTCGGCGCTCGGCATCGGCGTCGCGCTGCTGATCGGGATCGCCATCGCGGGGCCGAGCAGCGGGGGGGTGCTCAACCCAGCCATCGCTACCGTGCTGCTTACGGGCGACCTGTTGCGGGGCCAGCCCATACAACCGTTTACCTACCTTCTGGCGCCGCTGATCGCCGCGGTGACGGGTGCGCTGCTCGCGTTCTACTTGTCGCCGGAAGCGGAGGTTGCAGCGTAG
- a CDS encoding sensor histidine kinase: MASAPYLLFLAASPATARLLPPLQALAPVQHLESVQALLYSTRDAAPLALVLEDRLLEEVAQLDLVALLRRRPHLARTPLVCLGEGRPERHAAVVASGADLYLSPSAPELVQVHLTRLLERERADAALREALARLRQFEAAYHESERVKDDLTHMLVHDLKSPIASVMGLLEHALDLLGTDDPLGLSELLALARGEAQHLLTLAANILDVRRMKDGHMPYYPAWIDSLGELVQVALRDVPYTPNERHVSCLIHPDAERLYADAALLRRMLTNLLSNAVRHTRLGGHIDVRAWRDGNRVIVSVRDDGEGIPEEDQKRIFNAFEQSRHTLHDRFDTGMGLTFCKLAAEKHGGDIWVESKVGCGSTFFIALPLNVALPLELGGAFVG, encoded by the coding sequence ATGGCCAGCGCGCCCTACCTGCTGTTTCTCGCGGCGTCCCCCGCTACGGCGCGGCTGCTGCCGCCGCTACAGGCGCTCGCGCCGGTGCAGCACCTCGAGAGCGTGCAGGCGCTCCTTTACAGCACGCGCGACGCGGCCCCCTTGGCGCTCGTGCTCGAAGACCGGCTGCTCGAGGAGGTCGCGCAGCTCGACCTCGTAGCCCTGCTGCGCCGTCGCCCCCACCTCGCCCGCACGCCGCTGGTCTGCTTGGGCGAGGGGCGCCCCGAACGCCACGCCGCCGTCGTCGCCTCCGGCGCCGACCTCTACTTAAGCCCGAGCGCCCCCGAGCTCGTGCAGGTGCACCTCACGCGGCTTTTGGAGCGCGAGCGGGCGGACGCCGCCCTGCGCGAGGCGCTCGCGCGGCTGCGCCAGTTCGAGGCCGCCTATCACGAATCCGAACGGGTCAAAGACGACCTCACGCACATGCTGGTGCACGACCTGAAAAGCCCCATCGCGAGCGTCATGGGGCTGTTGGAGCACGCGCTCGACCTTTTGGGCACCGACGACCCCCTCGGGCTCAGCGAGCTCCTCGCGCTCGCGCGCGGCGAGGCGCAGCACCTGTTGACCTTGGCCGCCAACATCCTCGACGTGCGCCGGATGAAAGACGGCCACATGCCTTACTACCCCGCGTGGATCGACTCGCTCGGTGAGCTCGTGCAGGTCGCGCTGCGCGACGTGCCCTACACCCCCAACGAACGGCACGTGTCGTGCCTGATTCACCCCGACGCCGAACGCCTCTACGCCGACGCCGCCCTTTTGCGCCGGATGCTCACCAACCTCCTCTCGAACGCCGTGCGCCACACCCGCTTGGGGGGCCACATCGACGTTCGGGCGTGGCGCGACGGCAACCGGGTGATCGTGTCGGTGCGCGACGACGGCGAGGGGATCCCCGAAGAGGATCAGAAGCGCATCTTTAACGCCTTCGAGCAGTCGCGCCACACCCTGCACGACCGCTTCGACACGGGGATGGGGCTGACCTTTTGCAAGCTGGCCGCCGAAAAGCACGGCGGCGACATCTGGGTCGAGTCCAAGGTGGGCTGCGGCAGCACCTTTTTCATCGCCCTGCCGCTTAACGTTGCGCTACCTTTGGAGCTCGGCGGGGCGTTCGTCGGCTGA
- a CDS encoding ribonuclease HII, with amino-acid sequence MTIPTPPDWRLEHTLWQRGYGVLAGVDEAGRGALAGPVVAAAVVLPRGDHPFRDSKTLSPAARETLAEEVRRRALAWAVGCASASEVDRLNVLQATHLAAQRALCALAGRVAVDGLVTDFLKLPFPGPVLAVPKADATSVQVAAASLLAKTVRDALMRRLGERYPAYGFARHKGYGSSTHLRALAAHGPCPEHRRSFGPVQRCLTPAAKRG; translated from the coding sequence GTGACTATCCCTACCCCCCCCGACTGGCGGCTCGAGCACACCCTCTGGCAGCGTGGCTACGGCGTCCTCGCGGGGGTCGACGAAGCGGGGCGAGGGGCGCTCGCGGGCCCCGTCGTCGCCGCGGCCGTCGTGCTGCCCCGCGGCGACCACCCCTTTCGCGACTCCAAAACGCTCTCCCCAGCGGCGCGCGAGACGCTCGCCGAGGAGGTGCGGCGGCGCGCGCTCGCATGGGCCGTCGGGTGCGCGAGCGCGTCTGAAGTCGACCGCCTCAACGTGCTTCAAGCGACCCACCTAGCGGCGCAGCGCGCCCTCTGCGCCCTCGCCGGGCGCGTCGCCGTCGACGGCCTCGTCACCGACTTTTTAAAGCTGCCCTTCCCCGGACCCGTGCTGGCCGTTCCCAAAGCGGACGCCACGAGCGTGCAGGTCGCGGCGGCGAGCCTGCTCGCCAAAACGGTTCGCGACGCGCTGATGCGGCGCCTTGGCGAGCGCTACCCGGCGTACGGTTTCGCGCGCCACAAGGGCTACGGCTCGAGCACCCACCTGCGGGCGCTCGCCGCGCACGGCCCCTGCCCCGAACACCGCCGCTCGTTCGGACCGGTGCAGCGCTGCCTAACCCCTGCCGCAAAGCGGGGTTGA